The following proteins come from a genomic window of Amyelois transitella isolate CPQ chromosome 24, ilAmyTran1.1, whole genome shotgun sequence:
- the LOC106135950 gene encoding peroxisomal membrane protein PEX13: MMEPSNHFTGNSDPALSNAGVTGNLDVGSFRNPVPSTSTTNIPPPLPPRPEVGVQSNYGMNTYGMNSYGMNSYGAMGGMGSYGMGGYGSYGMGAYGGYGGGYGMNGMGGMGYGGYNRFGPMDMESRFIQLAEENSRPAFDSIQGFVNAVGSVAMMLENTFFALTSSFRAILGVAENFGRLRSLFAQFWSTFAVVRSLNWLVRKLMVIIGIRTENEFKAWAEAVSSTQPGGSSPEHKPRGSSWPVLLFFAVVAAAPYIVLRMMQGLSNSINERLTDPTTWQQPLNAVAQYDYQATSPQEISFSANQVLTLAPQHLQSHLWNSGWVMATTDKQHAGLVPVPYIKVIKPPSPDKVDSKVEKESVVEMDKHFENEL; encoded by the exons ATGATGGAGCCATCGAATCATTTCACAGGGAACTCTGACCCTGCCCTATCGAATGCTGGTGTGACAGGAAATCTAGATGTTGGGTCATTCAGAAACCCTGTACCTTCCACGTCTACAACTAATATACCACCACCTTTACCACCAAGACCAGAAGTTGGCGTTCAATCAAACTATGGCATGAATACTTACGGAATGAATTCCTATGGGATGAATTCTTACGGCGCGATGGGAGGCATGGGATCTTACGGAATGGGTGGCTACGGCTCCTATGGCATGGGGGCCTATGGAGGATATGGCGGTGGTTATGGTATGAATGGGATGGGCGGTATGGGGTATGGAGGATACAATAGATTTGGACCAATGGATATGGAAAGTAG gTTCATACAATTAGCGGAAGAGAACTCACGGCCTGCATTTGACTCGATACAGGGCTTCGTGAATGCAGTCGGCAGTGTGGCCATGATGCTGGAGAACACATTTTTTGCACTCACCAGCTCTTTTAGAGCAATTTTGg GTGTAGCAGAGAACTTCGGTCGTCTAAGGTCTCTGTTCGCGCAGTTCTGGTCCACATTCGCTGTGGTGAGGTCATTGAACTGGCTTGTCAGGAAACTCATGGTGATCATCGGCATCAGGACAGAAAACGAGTTTAAG GCTTGGGCCGAAGCGGTGTCATCGACGCAACCCGGAGGTTCGTCCCCGGAACACAAGCCCCGTGGGTCCAGTTGGCCCGTCCTGTTGTTCTTCGCCGTGGTCGCCGCTGCGCCCTACATAGTGCTCAGAATGATGCAGGGACTGTCTAACAGTATAAACGAGAGAC TCACCGACCCAACGACCTGGCAACAGCCGCTGAACGCGGTAGCTCAATACGACTACCAAGCTACATCTCCTCAAGAGATCAGCTTCTCAGCCAATCAGGTGCTGACCCTGGCTCCCCAACACCTTCAGAGTCATCTCTGGAACAGCGGATGGGTCATGGCGACGACAGATAAGCAGCATGCGGGGCTGGTCCCAGTTCCGTACATAAAAGTCATTAAACCGCCGAGTCCTGACAAAGTAGACTCGAAGGTTGAGAAAGAAAGTGTAGTGGAAATGGATAAACATTTTGAGAATGAATTGTAA